A genomic region of Fodinisporobacter ferrooxydans contains the following coding sequences:
- the cysC gene encoding adenylyl-sulfate kinase, whose translation MQKGVTVWLTGLSGAGKTTISRLVETELSKSGFRVEVLDGDEIRQYLSKELGFLKEDRQKNIERAAYVAKLLTRNDVIVLASFISPYQKLREYCRREIGSFIEVYVKCSLEECIRRDVKHLYKKALNGEIQHFTGISDTFEEPENPDIIVQTDRETPAESASRILDYLIRRQYIIYDSQSVDGKSSL comes from the coding sequence ATGCAAAAGGGTGTTACCGTATGGCTTACAGGACTTTCCGGTGCCGGAAAAACGACAATTAGTCGTTTGGTAGAAACCGAATTGTCAAAGTCAGGGTTTCGTGTAGAAGTATTGGATGGTGATGAGATTCGCCAATATCTTTCGAAAGAATTGGGGTTTTTAAAAGAAGATCGGCAAAAAAATATTGAAAGGGCCGCATATGTTGCAAAATTGCTGACTCGCAATGATGTTATCGTTCTGGCTTCTTTTATATCCCCCTATCAGAAGTTGCGTGAATATTGCCGGCGAGAAATCGGCTCTTTCATTGAAGTTTACGTAAAATGTTCTTTGGAAGAATGTATCCGGAGAGATGTAAAACACTTGTACAAAAAAGCGTTGAATGGAGAGATTCAACATTTCACCGGAATTTCTGATACATTCGAAGAACCGGAAAATCCGGATATTATCGTGCAAACAGATCGTGAAACACCGGCAGAAAGTGCATCCAGGATTCTCGATTATCTTATCCGGCGTCAATATATTATTTACGATTCGCAATCTGTGGATGGAAAAAGCTCATTGTAG
- a CDS encoding glycosyltransferase, with protein MYDVGIVMPVYIQNPVYLRSAIRSILMQSYAKFTLVIVLDGVPSETKKLIQEETKGDHRVQIIVKKENQGIAKALNAGFDQLLQQSDIEYFTWISSDNIYYPMFIGTLRDALKEAPRNVGLVYSSFRHIDLEGNCMQSEQDLVNFRKSLEKPKEYLLDVDFIGVSFMYKKQYAALLDGYVLEPVEDYEYWLRLTEHCDIKYVPLELIDYRVDSTHSVSAQLHSSKEQHRRWRYAFNLAKHLARIRRKIPFEVTVIFPVSDNTYETIQKLDTLLDQSAYPPFYSNYKIEIYDLTPDTSAIPVLRPISDPRITFHAMPNRNEKEVLAAAVQNITTPFTMLYGKEKFPSNPYVFYNLILKHHQLSKIPQYYKDVIATFEKYPGVISYRRSSEDGVPISGDLYQTNTLQQMAKNNNSRAIAKHMIALPKILVNSVPKSGTNLLTQIIQGIPGMEQDRLDFYYHDENYSFHENYRELLKIQSGQFAVGHIPYHSNLAVECKQRLIKQIMIYRDLRDVAVSWSHFISTMQQHPLYPAFQNRIKSREQRLLAIIRGTKLLPMEIPNGYEGDTYPNIYEEFKPIYDWMHSPDICSVRYEDLMKNEISRYTTLLKIVEFLWSDLKQLQLEKHDIVRFMEQNINPERSATYRQGKIGSWREEFNQEHKEAFKRIAGNFLLELGYETDPDW; from the coding sequence ATGTATGATGTCGGTATTGTAATGCCCGTCTATATTCAAAATCCCGTCTATTTGCGAAGTGCAATCCGATCGATTCTCATGCAAAGCTATGCGAAATTTACATTGGTGATCGTATTGGATGGGGTACCAAGCGAAACAAAAAAATTGATTCAAGAAGAGACGAAAGGGGATCACCGTGTACAAATTATTGTCAAGAAAGAAAATCAAGGTATTGCAAAAGCCTTGAATGCCGGATTTGACCAATTGCTGCAGCAATCGGATATCGAGTACTTCACTTGGATCTCAAGCGACAATATTTACTATCCGATGTTCATAGGAACATTGCGGGATGCTTTAAAAGAGGCTCCTAGAAATGTAGGGCTCGTGTACAGCAGCTTTCGGCATATTGACTTGGAAGGCAATTGTATGCAAAGTGAACAGGATTTGGTCAACTTCCGCAAATCTCTGGAAAAACCGAAAGAGTATCTGTTGGATGTTGATTTTATCGGTGTTTCGTTTATGTACAAAAAACAATATGCGGCGTTGCTCGATGGATATGTTCTGGAACCTGTTGAAGATTATGAGTATTGGCTCCGTTTAACGGAGCACTGCGATATAAAATACGTTCCTTTGGAGTTGATAGATTATCGTGTTGATTCCACACACAGCGTATCCGCTCAACTGCATAGCTCAAAGGAACAGCACCGTCGTTGGCGATACGCATTTAACCTGGCAAAGCATCTGGCGCGAATCAGGCGCAAAATTCCATTTGAAGTCACCGTCATTTTTCCGGTCAGCGACAACACATATGAAACCATTCAGAAATTGGATACACTATTGGATCAATCGGCATACCCACCCTTTTATAGCAATTATAAAATAGAAATTTATGATTTGACACCAGACACTTCAGCAATTCCAGTCCTTCGGCCGATTTCCGATCCTAGAATTACATTCCATGCCATGCCGAACAGGAATGAAAAAGAAGTGCTTGCGGCCGCTGTTCAAAACATCACCACCCCGTTCACCATGCTCTATGGAAAGGAGAAGTTCCCTTCAAACCCATATGTCTTCTATAATCTGATCTTGAAACATCACCAACTCTCCAAAATTCCTCAATATTATAAAGATGTAATAGCAACGTTTGAAAAATATCCTGGAGTCATCAGCTACCGAAGAAGCTCCGAAGATGGAGTGCCGATTTCCGGCGATTTGTATCAAACAAATACATTGCAGCAAATGGCAAAAAATAATAACAGTCGTGCAATAGCAAAACATATGATTGCTTTGCCAAAAATACTGGTCAATTCTGTACCAAAAAGCGGTACAAATTTATTAACGCAGATTATTCAAGGAATACCCGGAATGGAACAAGATCGTTTAGATTTTTATTATCATGATGAAAACTACAGCTTTCATGAAAATTACCGGGAATTGCTGAAAATTCAATCAGGGCAATTTGCAGTCGGCCATATTCCTTATCATTCCAATCTTGCCGTTGAATGCAAGCAACGCTTGATCAAGCAAATTATGATTTACCGCGATTTGCGGGATGTAGCAGTTTCCTGGAGCCATTTCATAAGTACAATGCAGCAGCATCCGCTCTATCCGGCTTTTCAAAATCGCATAAAAAGCCGCGAACAACGATTGCTTGCTATCATTAGAGGAACAAAACTGCTGCCAATGGAAATTCCGAACGGCTATGAAGGCGACACATATCCAAACATTTATGAAGAATTCAAACCGATTTACGATTGGATGCACTCTCCGGACATTTGTTCTGTCAGATATGAAGATCTCATGAAAAACGAAATCTCCAGATATACTACTTTGTTAAAAATTGTCGAGTTTTTGTGGAGCGATTTAAAACAATTGCAGCTGGAAAAACACGATATCGTACGATTCATGGAACAAAATATAAATCCAGAGCGATCTGCAACATATCGGCAAGGCAAGATTGGAAGCTGGCGTGAAGAGTTTAACCAGGAACATAAAGAGGCGTTTAAAAGAATTGCCGGAAATTTTTTATTGGAACTTGGTTATGAAACCGATCCGGATTGGTAA
- a CDS encoding FAD-dependent oxidoreductase, with product MANEKFDAIVIGAGPAGSAAALTMARAGMSVILLERGEFPGAKNIFGGVIYRKQLEDIVPEFWKEAPLERHIVEQRLWLMGRESAFTMGHRNEAYKEPYNCWTGMRVKFDQWFAGKAEQAGAIPIYETVALELIKEGDRVVGVKTDREDGDLYADVVIVADGVNSLIGKKLGIHKEWQPDEVSLAVKEMIQLPKEKIQDRFGLEGDEGVTIEFVGETTPGMAGMGFLYTNKDTISFGVGVMVSDLKKSRVKPYELLENIKKHPMIRKLIQGGETQEYAGHLIPEGGLRSVPQLSGSGWMVCGDAAQLVNFVHREGTNLAMTSGRFAGEAAIEAHKKGDFTHQTLRQYDEKLRNSFIHADLKKYQGLHGLLKEADPELLFNKLPLALNQAAYQMLLVDGVSKAEKQKLALQQLKEAAGGTWNLLRLGYKGWRAMNG from the coding sequence GTGGCTAATGAAAAATTTGACGCAATCGTAATCGGTGCTGGACCTGCTGGAAGTGCTGCAGCATTAACAATGGCTCGTGCGGGCATGTCAGTCATTCTACTGGAGCGCGGAGAGTTTCCGGGAGCCAAAAACATATTTGGCGGCGTTATATACAGGAAGCAGCTGGAGGATATCGTCCCGGAATTTTGGAAAGAAGCGCCGTTGGAACGCCACATTGTTGAACAGCGATTGTGGTTGATGGGACGGGAATCCGCTTTTACAATGGGCCACAGGAATGAAGCGTACAAAGAACCTTATAACTGCTGGACGGGAATGCGCGTAAAATTTGACCAATGGTTTGCCGGGAAAGCAGAGCAGGCGGGTGCCATTCCAATCTATGAGACGGTAGCGTTGGAATTGATCAAAGAGGGCGACCGGGTCGTCGGAGTCAAAACCGATCGGGAAGACGGCGATTTGTATGCGGATGTCGTGATCGTGGCTGACGGTGTCAACTCCTTAATCGGCAAGAAATTAGGCATTCATAAAGAATGGCAGCCGGATGAAGTTTCACTTGCAGTCAAAGAGATGATACAACTGCCGAAGGAAAAAATTCAAGATCGCTTTGGTCTTGAAGGAGATGAAGGCGTAACGATTGAATTTGTCGGCGAAACAACGCCTGGCATGGCTGGCATGGGTTTCTTGTATACCAATAAAGACACGATTTCATTCGGTGTCGGGGTTATGGTCAGTGATCTCAAAAAGTCTCGGGTAAAGCCTTATGAGCTATTGGAGAACATCAAGAAGCATCCGATGATCCGCAAGCTGATTCAAGGCGGTGAAACGCAAGAATATGCCGGGCATTTGATCCCGGAAGGCGGTTTGCGTTCCGTACCGCAATTAAGTGGCTCCGGCTGGATGGTTTGCGGCGATGCGGCACAATTGGTCAATTTTGTCCATCGTGAAGGTACGAATCTTGCCATGACATCCGGACGTTTTGCAGGTGAAGCGGCAATAGAAGCACATAAAAAGGGCGACTTTACGCATCAAACGTTGCGCCAATACGATGAGAAACTTCGCAATTCCTTTATTCATGCCGATCTGAAAAAATATCAGGGATTGCATGGTCTCTTGAAGGAAGCAGACCCTGAACTGCTCTTTAACAAATTGCCGCTTGCGCTGAATCAGGCCGCATATCAGATGCTGCTCGTCGATGGCGTATCAAAAGCGGAAAAACAAAAGCTGGCATTGCAGCAGTTGAAAGAAGCAGCAGGCGGTACATGGAATCTGTTGCGGTTAGGCTATAAGGGGTGGAGGGCGATGAACGGATGA
- a CDS encoding glycosyltransferase family 2 protein — translation MYNLTNLTEHSYRMLFFQQALPLHQFLTQMTEILNTIKTEWVLWPPFWEVWRVNNAAALESLLKEIPPTVTIASISNHFPNLEHSSLLRNPLLSNEPILWRNDWLKKQLAIYDRHIPDKSYIPYDIALNTNTTIHYSMETYQRFGLTKLFQSQTVNARRTAEHKLILPILRQQTETNTSYAILTRQPKISIVICAYNESSRIGWAIRSVLKQTYANWELIVIDDGSTDGTHAVVESFPDHRIKLKRLAANRGKAFALNDALTMVEGSYMLELDADDWIPPESIREFVNVLPDIDDTVAILTSNYFRWRRSMKGRLSYEGVEPSAQLEVAQNRAKPIIPRFYRTQALQTLNGWPILDGPLSRLYEDIAICLRLQKTYQIHSIDKPLYHRVIRPTSISQTNQSNYTKWLKNYNELFPSTDCES, via the coding sequence TTGTATAATTTGACCAATTTAACAGAACATTCCTATCGCATGTTGTTTTTTCAACAGGCTCTACCCTTGCATCAATTTCTTACACAAATGACTGAAATATTGAATACGATAAAAACCGAATGGGTATTGTGGCCGCCTTTTTGGGAAGTGTGGCGCGTCAACAATGCTGCAGCATTGGAGTCCTTGCTTAAAGAAATACCTCCAACTGTAACGATTGCATCGATTTCCAATCATTTCCCCAACTTGGAACATTCTTCATTGCTGCGTAATCCCCTATTATCAAATGAGCCAATCTTGTGGAGAAACGATTGGTTAAAGAAGCAACTGGCCATTTACGATCGACACATACCTGATAAGTCCTATATCCCTTACGACATCGCTCTCAATACAAATACAACGATCCATTATAGCATGGAAACGTATCAACGTTTCGGATTGACAAAGCTATTTCAAAGCCAGACGGTGAATGCTCGCCGAACTGCAGAACACAAACTGATTCTCCCTATTCTCCGGCAGCAGACAGAAACCAATACAAGCTATGCGATCTTAACCCGACAGCCTAAAATCAGCATCGTAATTTGCGCATATAATGAATCGTCCCGCATCGGCTGGGCCATACGTTCTGTCCTCAAACAAACATATGCCAACTGGGAGCTGATCGTAATCGACGATGGCTCCACGGATGGCACACATGCTGTAGTTGAATCTTTTCCAGATCACCGCATCAAGCTGAAACGATTAGCTGCGAACCGCGGCAAAGCATTTGCATTGAATGATGCTCTGACGATGGTTGAAGGTTCCTATATGCTCGAACTTGATGCAGATGATTGGATACCACCGGAGTCCATACGCGAGTTTGTAAATGTATTGCCCGATATTGACGACACGGTCGCAATACTGACAAGCAACTACTTCCGCTGGCGGAGGAGCATGAAAGGCCGGCTGTCCTATGAAGGAGTCGAACCATCTGCGCAGCTGGAAGTTGCGCAGAATCGGGCGAAACCCATTATACCCCGGTTCTACCGGACGCAAGCGTTGCAAACGCTAAACGGATGGCCAATCCTGGACGGCCCTCTTTCCCGTTTATATGAGGATATTGCCATATGCCTGCGTTTACAGAAAACGTATCAAATACATTCCATCGATAAACCACTCTACCATCGTGTGATTCGGCCGACAAGCATCAGCCAAACGAATCAATCAAACTATACGAAATGGCTGAAAAACTACAATGAGCTTTTTCCATCCACAGATTGCGAATCGTAA
- a CDS encoding ferredoxin family protein: MSAAEERKQSIEEKLFTIRYKVDDISHLIIKDQNVCMNCSTKECNYFCPADVYHWADDMTHVAFENCIECGTCRIGCPDYNIEWVYPKGGYGITYKFG, translated from the coding sequence ATGAGTGCTGCAGAAGAGCGCAAACAATCGATAGAAGAAAAATTGTTTACCATTCGCTACAAAGTGGATGATATTTCCCATTTGATCATTAAAGATCAAAACGTATGCATGAATTGTTCCACGAAGGAATGCAATTATTTTTGTCCCGCAGATGTATACCATTGGGCGGATGACATGACACATGTCGCATTTGAAAACTGTATTGAATGTGGAACGTGCCGCATCGGGTGCCCGGATTACAATATCGAATGGGTGTATCCAAAAGGCGGATACGGGATTACGTATAAGTTCGGTTGA